A single region of the Insulibacter thermoxylanivorax genome encodes:
- the rpsI gene encoding 30S ribosomal protein S9, translating to MAQVQYYGTGRRKNSVARVRLVPGEGKIIINKRNIDDYFGLETLKLIVKQPLTLTDTLGKYDVLVNTSGGGISGQAGAIRHGIARALLKVDPEFRPVLKKAGFLTRDPRMKERKKYGLKAARRAPQFSKR from the coding sequence GTGGCACAGGTACAATATTATGGAACCGGACGCCGCAAGAACTCGGTGGCACGGGTTCGCTTGGTTCCGGGTGAAGGCAAGATTATCATCAACAAACGCAACATCGACGACTATTTCGGGCTTGAAACCCTTAAATTGATCGTTAAACAACCATTAACGTTAACCGATACGCTTGGCAAGTACGATGTGCTTGTCAACACAAGCGGCGGCGGGATCTCCGGTCAAGCGGGCGCGATCCGTCACGGCATCGCTCGTGCGCTTCTGAAGGTTGATCCTGAATTCCGCCCGGTGCTGAAGAAAGCCGGATTCTTAACACGCGATCCTCGTATGAAGGAACGTAAGAAGTACGGTCTCAAGGCTGCACGCCGTGCACCGCAATTCTCGAAACGCTAA
- the rplM gene encoding 50S ribosomal protein L13: MRTTYMAKPNEVERKWYIIDAEGKTLGRLASEAASILRGKHKPQFTPHVDTGDFVIIINAEKIQVTGNKLRDKFYYRHSGYPGGLKKTSLNDMLRKRPERVIEHAVYGMLPKNRLGNALKKKLKVYAGPEHPHAAQQPEVWELRG; encoded by the coding sequence ATGCGTACCACATATATGGCGAAGCCTAATGAGGTCGAGCGCAAATGGTATATCATCGACGCAGAAGGTAAGACACTGGGTCGCCTGGCAAGCGAAGCGGCAAGCATTCTGCGCGGTAAACATAAACCACAATTCACGCCGCATGTTGATACCGGCGATTTCGTGATCATCATCAATGCGGAGAAGATCCAAGTAACGGGTAATAAGCTTAGAGACAAGTTCTACTACAGACATTCCGGTTATCCAGGCGGACTGAAGAAGACTTCGCTCAATGACATGCTGAGAAAGAGACCAGAACGAGTAATCGAGCATGCGGTATATGGGATGCTGCCTAAGAATCGTCTGGGCAACGCTCTGAAGAAAAAGCTGAAGGTTTACGCTGGTCCGGAACATCCACACGCAGCGCAGCAGCCTGAAGTCTGGGAACTACGCGGATAA